The Terriglobus tenax genome contains a region encoding:
- a CDS encoding amidohydrolase family protein, with protein sequence MRRLLLLLLAAASFSCRIHAQAPAEQGEFTLYKFAAPIGKETYSLASAGGKLTLTSDFLFTDRGTPVPLKAVFTATPTLEPLTLSLDGQSSRLSPLKGEFSLRNGTLTRDGKAMPAPEGTFLIDGYSPVAMQQMLMRYWLSHGKPAKIPTPSGTVHVEPAGELTVQGTVLHGYVLSGLIWGVETLWMDPSQQLVALVSTDAEFDHFEAVRARFAPQVDVFIRQAAKNSLEALAALTAKAKQAAPKDLVVNHVTLIDGTGKPAVRDATVYVREGKIAGISSAAKPLIPVGATVLDGTGKYLIPGLWDMHAHYEQVEWGPIYLAAGVTTVRDCGNEFDYITTVSDTIAAGKGIGPRVLIAGIVDSPGKMTVGAVTASTAEEAIAVVDRYKRAGALQIKIYSSLKPELVPVIAKEAHRLGMTVTGHIPNGMTTEQALEAGFDQVNHIQYPVRDLLHFKSSKDLPSSFDFSTQDARRQIALYRQHNTVFDDTIALYEEIYHSAATPYVQLEPGSARVAPQLREALDAPGQPAGAPGLKLYDAMVATLRELHKDGLTIVAGTDQAIPGYSLHRELEIYVEQAGFTPMEALQAATIVPARVMGLEKTLGTVEVGKQADMVLLEANPLDDIHNTRKIAKTIRGGAVYDPAPLWQAVDFEP encoded by the coding sequence ATGCGCCGACTTCTCCTTCTGCTGCTGGCCGCTGCCTCTTTCTCCTGCCGCATCCATGCCCAGGCTCCCGCGGAACAGGGCGAGTTCACGCTCTACAAGTTCGCTGCGCCGATCGGCAAGGAGACGTACTCCCTTGCCTCCGCGGGCGGCAAACTGACGCTGACCTCCGATTTCCTGTTCACGGACCGAGGGACACCGGTGCCGCTGAAGGCTGTCTTTACCGCGACGCCCACGCTGGAACCACTGACGCTGTCGCTGGATGGCCAGTCGTCGCGGCTGAGTCCGCTGAAGGGTGAGTTCTCGCTCCGTAACGGCACGCTGACGCGCGACGGCAAGGCGATGCCCGCGCCGGAGGGAACCTTCCTGATTGACGGCTACTCGCCCGTCGCCATGCAGCAGATGCTGATGCGCTACTGGCTGTCGCACGGAAAGCCGGCAAAGATTCCTACGCCCAGCGGAACGGTGCATGTGGAGCCGGCGGGCGAGCTGACGGTTCAGGGGACGGTGCTGCACGGCTATGTGCTGAGCGGGCTGATCTGGGGTGTGGAGACGTTGTGGATGGACCCGTCGCAGCAGCTTGTGGCCCTGGTCTCCACCGATGCCGAGTTTGACCACTTTGAGGCGGTGCGCGCGCGCTTCGCCCCACAGGTGGATGTGTTCATCCGGCAGGCGGCGAAGAACTCGCTGGAGGCGCTGGCCGCGCTGACGGCAAAGGCAAAGCAGGCAGCGCCGAAAGACCTGGTGGTGAACCACGTCACGCTGATTGACGGCACAGGCAAGCCGGCGGTGCGGGACGCAACGGTCTATGTACGCGAGGGGAAGATCGCTGGCATCTCAAGCGCCGCGAAGCCCCTGATTCCGGTGGGGGCGACCGTTCTTGACGGCACCGGCAAGTACCTGATCCCAGGCCTGTGGGACATGCATGCGCACTATGAGCAGGTGGAGTGGGGGCCGATTTACCTGGCGGCCGGGGTCACCACCGTCCGCGACTGCGGCAATGAGTTCGACTACATCACCACGGTGAGCGACACCATCGCCGCGGGCAAAGGCATTGGCCCGCGTGTGCTGATTGCGGGCATTGTGGACTCCCCCGGCAAGATGACGGTCGGCGCGGTCACCGCCTCCACGGCGGAGGAGGCGATTGCCGTCGTGGACCGCTACAAGCGCGCCGGAGCGCTGCAGATCAAGATTTACTCGTCTTTGAAGCCGGAGCTGGTTCCCGTCATCGCGAAGGAAGCGCACCGGCTGGGCATGACGGTGACGGGCCATATCCCGAACGGCATGACGACCGAGCAGGCGTTGGAGGCGGGGTTCGACCAGGTCAACCACATCCAGTACCCGGTGCGTGACCTGTTGCATTTCAAGTCATCGAAAGACCTGCCGTCGAGTTTCGATTTCTCGACACAAGACGCCAGGCGGCAGATTGCGCTGTACCGGCAGCACAACACCGTGTTTGACGACACGATTGCTCTGTATGAGGAGATCTATCACTCCGCTGCGACGCCCTACGTACAGCTTGAGCCGGGGTCGGCCAGGGTGGCACCACAACTGCGTGAGGCGCTGGATGCTCCGGGACAGCCGGCGGGTGCGCCGGGGTTGAAGCTGTACGACGCCATGGTGGCGACGCTGCGCGAGCTCCACAAAGACGGTCTGACGATCGTGGCCGGAACCGACCAGGCGATTCCCGGCTACTCCCTGCACCGGGAGCTGGAGATTTACGTGGAGCAGGCAGGCTTTACACCGATGGAGGCTCTGCAGGCGGCCACCATTGTTCCAGCTCGGGTGATGGGGCTGGAGAAGACGCTAGGCACGGTTGAGGTGGGCAAGCAGGCGGATATGGTGCTGCTGGAGGCGAACCCACTGGACGATATCCATAACACCCGGAAGATTGCGAAAACCATCCGTGGAGGTGCGGTGTACGATCCCGCACCGTTGTGGCAGGCGGTGGATTTTGAGCCGTAG
- the pyrR gene encoding bifunctional pyr operon transcriptional regulator/uracil phosphoribosyltransferase PyrR, giving the protein MSESKPKPTLREKGRLMSASEIERTLVRLAHEVVEKNNGSSNLGLVGIKRRGVPLAERIGKLIGVIEKTPVETGVLDISFYRDDLSTAGHRPTVTPGAIGFDINDRDIILMDDVLYTGRTIRAALDALFDHGRPRSVQLLVLIDRGWRELPIEAQFIGRKVQTTDREIIEVKFNEVDQQEQVLLVERVD; this is encoded by the coding sequence ATGAGCGAGTCGAAGCCAAAACCAACCCTCCGCGAAAAGGGCAGACTGATGTCTGCTTCCGAGATTGAGCGCACCCTTGTCCGCCTGGCCCACGAGGTTGTCGAGAAGAACAATGGTTCCTCGAACCTGGGGCTGGTTGGCATCAAGCGCCGTGGTGTGCCGCTGGCCGAGCGTATTGGCAAGCTGATCGGCGTCATTGAAAAGACCCCCGTCGAGACGGGCGTGCTGGACATCAGCTTCTACCGCGACGACCTGTCGACGGCGGGCCATCGACCGACCGTGACGCCGGGAGCGATCGGCTTTGATATCAACGACCGCGACATCATCCTGATGGACGATGTTCTGTATACGGGCCGCACCATCCGCGCGGCCCTGGACGCGCTATTTGACCATGGACGCCCGCGTTCGGTACAACTGCTCGTCCTGATTGATCGCGGCTGGCGCGAACTGCCCATTGAAGCGCAGTTCATTGGCCGTAAGGTCCAAACGACCGACCGCGAAATTATTGAAGTGAAGTTTAACGAAGTCGATCAGCAGGAGCAGGTATTGCTCGTAGAGCGAGTCGACTAA
- a CDS encoding aspartate carbamoyltransferase catalytic subunit produces the protein MSAATKSAPKPAPKSASKKTATPAPAPKPTAAANGIHPGSLLSITQLSLDEVSSILALADKLANEPLSKHAELLDNRKIALLFYESSTRTRTSFELAAKSLGAMTTLVSDKSSSIEKGESLKDTGLTLRALGAECIILRHNASGSPYLLAQQTGLPVLNAGDGMHEHPSQALLDLRTILSRLGKKQAVDEKTLDGVTICITGDILHSRVARSNALLLPRLGAKVILCGPSQLLPPEAVQLSTGITLERDFDAALKQSQVVMMLRIQKERLAGLQIDLADYQRQFQLNDERYAAYAPNALVMHPGPMIRGLEITADIADGPQSAIEEQVSNGLAIRMALLARALTGGAA, from the coding sequence ATGTCAGCTGCTACGAAGTCCGCCCCGAAACCTGCGCCGAAGTCTGCGTCGAAGAAGACAGCAACTCCTGCGCCTGCACCCAAGCCCACAGCGGCCGCCAACGGGATCCATCCGGGCAGCCTGCTTTCGATCACACAGCTCTCTCTGGATGAGGTCAGCAGCATACTTGCGCTGGCCGACAAGCTGGCAAATGAGCCGTTGAGCAAGCACGCTGAACTCCTGGACAACCGCAAGATCGCCCTGCTGTTCTACGAGAGCAGCACCCGCACCCGCACCAGCTTTGAGCTGGCGGCCAAGTCGCTGGGCGCTATGACGACACTGGTCAGCGACAAGTCCTCCTCGATTGAAAAGGGCGAGAGTCTGAAGGATACCGGGCTGACGCTGCGCGCCCTGGGCGCGGAGTGCATCATCCTGCGGCACAATGCCTCGGGCTCGCCGTACCTGCTGGCGCAGCAGACCGGCCTTCCGGTACTGAATGCTGGCGATGGAATGCATGAGCATCCGTCGCAGGCGCTGCTGGATCTGCGCACGATTCTGTCGCGGCTGGGCAAGAAGCAGGCGGTGGACGAGAAGACGCTGGATGGCGTAACCATCTGCATTACCGGCGACATTCTGCACTCGCGCGTGGCTCGGTCGAATGCCCTGCTGCTGCCGCGCCTGGGCGCAAAGGTGATTCTGTGCGGGCCATCGCAACTGCTGCCGCCGGAGGCTGTGCAGCTCTCCACGGGAATTACGCTGGAGCGCGATTTCGATGCGGCCCTGAAGCAGTCGCAGGTGGTGATGATGCTGCGTATTCAGAAGGAGCGCCTGGCCGGCCTGCAGATTGACCTGGCCGACTATCAACGGCAGTTCCAGCTGAATGACGAACGCTATGCCGCCTACGCTCCGAATGCGTTGGTGATGCATCCGGGGCCGATGATTCGCGGCCTTGAAATTACCGCCGACATTGCCGACGGCCCACAGTCCGCCATTGAGGAGCAGGTGAGCAACGGTCTTGCCATTCGCATGGCCTTGCTTGCCCGCGCGCTGACCGGAGGTGCCGCATGA
- a CDS encoding dihydroorotase, producing the protein MKTILIKGGHLIDPPSRTDRPRDLLIRDNRIVELGDPGKLSAAAKKEGAEVIDASGLIVAPGLVDIHVHLREPGQGHKETIESGTKAAAMGGFTALCCMPNTSPVNDSPEVTRWMLSPERKAHIRVFPVAAATRGSMGDTITEYGSLKAAGAVGFSDDGKPVLQDAVMHQALIAAARAGVPMIQHAENTKITVGASMNAGARAFRLGLRGMSIEAESGIVERDIRLVRELTTGGKGPRPHLHVQHVSTAKAMEAIRQAKRAGLHVTCEVAPHHFMLTDEAVEGYNTHAKMNPPLRSEEDRAAMVTALLDGTADCIATDHAPHAVHEKEQEFEKAPNGITGIETSLSLSIKMLHHQHRMPLLRLMHLMSTAPAHIMGLRGRGTLAPEAFADVVLFDPKSTWTFDARKSPSKSRNTPFDGQTLPGVVKMTISEGRVVYKS; encoded by the coding sequence ATGAAGACAATTCTGATCAAAGGCGGCCACCTGATTGATCCGCCCTCGCGCACGGACCGCCCGCGCGACCTGCTGATTCGCGATAACCGCATTGTGGAGCTGGGTGATCCTGGCAAGTTGAGCGCCGCGGCCAAGAAGGAAGGGGCGGAGGTGATTGACGCCTCCGGTCTGATTGTTGCGCCGGGACTTGTGGACATCCACGTTCACCTGCGCGAGCCGGGACAGGGCCATAAGGAAACGATTGAGAGCGGCACCAAGGCCGCAGCCATGGGCGGCTTTACCGCGCTGTGCTGCATGCCGAACACCTCGCCGGTGAACGATTCACCCGAGGTGACACGCTGGATGCTGTCACCGGAACGCAAAGCCCACATCCGTGTGTTCCCGGTTGCCGCCGCAACGCGCGGCAGCATGGGCGATACCATTACCGAGTACGGCTCGCTGAAGGCCGCGGGTGCTGTTGGCTTTAGCGACGATGGCAAGCCGGTGCTGCAGGATGCCGTGATGCACCAGGCGCTGATTGCCGCCGCCCGCGCGGGTGTGCCCATGATTCAGCACGCCGAGAACACGAAGATCACCGTGGGCGCCAGCATGAACGCGGGCGCTCGCGCCTTCCGGCTGGGACTGCGCGGTATGTCGATTGAGGCCGAGTCCGGCATCGTCGAACGCGACATCCGCCTGGTCCGTGAGCTGACCACCGGCGGCAAGGGACCGCGTCCGCACCTGCACGTGCAGCATGTTTCCACCGCGAAGGCGATGGAGGCGATTCGCCAGGCCAAGCGCGCCGGTCTGCATGTGACCTGCGAGGTGGCTCCGCACCACTTCATGCTGACGGATGAAGCGGTGGAAGGCTACAACACGCACGCAAAGATGAATCCGCCGCTGCGCAGCGAGGAAGACCGGGCCGCCATGGTCACTGCCCTGCTGGATGGCACGGCCGACTGCATTGCGACCGACCACGCTCCGCATGCCGTGCATGAGAAGGAGCAGGAGTTCGAGAAAGCTCCCAATGGCATTACCGGCATTGAGACGTCGCTCTCGCTGTCGATCAAAATGCTGCACCACCAGCACCGCATGCCGCTGCTGCGCCTGATGCACCTGATGAGCACCGCTCCGGCGCACATTATGGGTCTGCGAGGACGCGGAACACTGGCGCCGGAGGCTTTTGCCGACGTGGTGCTCTTCGATCCGAAGTCGACGTGGACCTTCGACGCGCGCAAGTCTCCGTCGAAGTCTCGCAACACGCCGTTCGATGGGCAGACGCTGCCGGGTGTGGTGAAGATGACGATTTCAGAAGGCCGCGTGGTGTACAAAAGCTAG
- the ychF gene encoding redox-regulated ATPase YchF → MALNCGIVGLPNVGKSTIFNALTSAKAMAANYPFCTIEPNVGVVVVPDPRLDKITEFVKPHKTVPTTMEFVDIAGLVAGASKGEGLGNQFLGHIRSTDAICHVVRCFADENVVHVAGGVNPLSDIDVINTELLLADLESVEKRLVKTEKVAKQSQDPKVKAELSALKILQQVLGEGKPARVAELSEDELIASRELFLITQKPMLYVANVDEAGLTEGNEWTAQVEQRAKEDGSEVVRICGAMESEISLLEPAERKEFLEAMGLEEPGLNRLIRAAYKLLDLITYFTAGVTEVRAWTIKRGTKGPGAAGVIHSDFEKGFIRAEAYHCDDLFALGSEAAVKEKGLYRSEGKEYVVKDGDILFFKFNV, encoded by the coding sequence ATGGCTTTGAACTGTGGAATCGTCGGCCTGCCCAACGTTGGCAAGAGCACGATCTTCAACGCGCTGACCTCGGCCAAGGCGATGGCCGCCAACTATCCTTTCTGCACCATTGAGCCCAACGTGGGTGTGGTCGTCGTTCCCGATCCGCGGCTGGATAAGATCACCGAATTCGTGAAGCCGCACAAGACCGTGCCGACGACGATGGAGTTTGTCGACATTGCCGGCCTGGTAGCGGGCGCGAGCAAGGGCGAAGGCCTGGGTAACCAGTTCCTCGGGCACATCCGCTCCACCGATGCGATCTGCCACGTTGTCCGCTGCTTTGCGGATGAGAACGTGGTGCACGTGGCCGGCGGCGTCAATCCGCTGAGCGACATCGACGTCATCAATACCGAGCTTCTGCTGGCCGACCTGGAGTCGGTCGAAAAGCGCCTGGTGAAGACCGAGAAGGTCGCGAAGCAGTCGCAGGACCCCAAGGTGAAGGCCGAGCTTTCAGCGCTGAAGATTCTGCAGCAGGTGCTGGGCGAGGGCAAGCCCGCGCGCGTGGCTGAGCTGAGTGAAGATGAGCTGATTGCCAGCCGCGAACTCTTTCTGATCACCCAGAAGCCGATGCTGTACGTGGCCAACGTGGACGAAGCCGGGTTGACCGAAGGCAACGAGTGGACCGCGCAGGTGGAGCAGCGTGCCAAGGAAGACGGCAGCGAAGTGGTCCGCATCTGCGGTGCTATGGAGAGCGAGATCTCCCTGCTGGAGCCGGCCGAGCGCAAGGAGTTTCTGGAGGCGATGGGTCTTGAGGAACCGGGTCTGAACCGCCTGATCCGCGCGGCCTATAAGCTGCTGGACCTGATCACCTACTTCACCGCGGGCGTAACCGAAGTGCGTGCATGGACGATCAAGCGCGGAACCAAGGGGCCTGGAGCGGCAGGTGTCATCCACTCGGACTTCGAGAAGGGCTTCATCCGCGCCGAGGCTTACCACTGCGACGACCTGTTCGCCCTGGGGAGCGAGGCGGCGGTGAAGGAAAAGGGGCTCTACCGTTCGGAAGGCAAGGAGTATGTCGTCAAGGACGGCGATATCCTCTTCTTCAAGTTCAATGTTTAA
- a CDS encoding TIGR03435 family protein, with product MLLPLLLLSTLSAHAQEGFDAASIHLTNDHVPFERDGMTQVAHGTLRMHDVTVSTCIHYAYGVATAQIIGPPELTSEHYDILAAAGHDATDAEMRSMMQKLLAERFHLVLHPDKRESKGYLLTLAPGGLKNSAAIHASEGEGEATHQNSDIGFTAKHFTMKDLANYLASPLQGPVADQTGLPGTYDISVDFRDYVDTGSTLREERPSALAVLNFALKGQLGLQLTAKKAVYDVLVVDRLEAVSAN from the coding sequence ATGTTGCTGCCGCTCCTCCTTCTCTCCACGTTGTCTGCTCATGCGCAGGAAGGCTTTGACGCCGCCAGCATTCATCTGACGAATGACCACGTCCCCTTCGAACGCGATGGGATGACACAGGTCGCGCATGGAACGCTTCGCATGCATGATGTCACCGTCAGCACCTGCATCCACTACGCGTACGGTGTCGCCACGGCGCAGATCATCGGCCCACCGGAACTGACCTCGGAGCACTACGACATCCTTGCCGCCGCCGGGCACGATGCCACCGACGCCGAGATGCGCAGCATGATGCAGAAGCTGCTGGCAGAGCGTTTTCACCTCGTCCTGCATCCGGACAAGCGCGAGAGCAAGGGCTACCTGCTGACGCTTGCTCCCGGCGGACTGAAAAACTCCGCTGCTATTCATGCGTCTGAGGGAGAAGGAGAAGCCACGCATCAAAACTCCGATATCGGCTTTACCGCGAAGCACTTCACCATGAAGGACCTCGCAAACTATCTCGCCAGCCCGCTACAGGGCCCTGTTGCGGACCAGACAGGCCTTCCCGGCACATACGATATCTCCGTCGATTTTCGCGACTATGTCGATACCGGGTCGACCCTGCGCGAGGAGCGGCCAAGCGCCCTGGCTGTGCTCAACTTCGCGTTGAAAGGCCAGTTGGGTCTGCAGCTCACAGCAAAAAAAGCGGTCTACGACGTGCTTGTCGTAGACCGCCTTGAAGCTGTCAGCGCGAACTAG